Proteins from a single region of Desulfobacteraceae bacterium:
- a CDS encoding replication-associated recombination protein A, whose translation MDIFEQRAQQAVSAERPLAERMRPRSLDEFVGQGHVVGADGLVRRAVARDRIFSMILWGPPGCG comes from the coding sequence GTGGATATTTTTGAACAGCGCGCGCAGCAGGCGGTAAGCGCCGAGAGGCCACTGGCCGAGCGGATGCGGCCGCGCAGTCTGGACGAGTTCGTGGGTCAGGGGCACGTGGTGGGGGCGGACGGTCTGGTGCGGCGGGCCGTTGCCCGCGACCGGATCTTCTCGATGATTCTCTGGGGGCCGCCGGGCTGCGGC